Proteins encoded within one genomic window of Nordella sp. HKS 07:
- the hisD gene encoding histidinol dehydrogenase, with the protein MSEVPKVALHELAKLSSAERQKLLLRVDVDLDPFLEGVRPIIEAVRREGDAALVRYAKMYDRAEIDASGIAASEADFDEAFAALDPDMIKTLDYAADNIRRYHEAQLPGEMWMKEIRPGVLVGERYTPIDSVAVYAPRGKGSFPSMTLMTAIPAVVAGVPLPILLTPAGPDGKVDAATLVAAKLSGITRVYKAGGAVAVAAAAYGTETVPRCCKFEGPGSPWVVAAKRQLQGLIGSRVAAGPSEVIVFADDTADPRIAALDLLIEAEHGPDSSAFLVTASRRVAEKALAALPEFWREMSALRVGYAGTVLGGTRGGIVLAASAAEAYGFINDYAPEHLQILSKTPFEHLAHIRNASEILLGEYAPGSIANYLMGPNAVLPTGGAARYSSPLGVHDFMKSASIGHVTQGGYREMAPHTHRFARYEGFDAHANAVSPLRGL; encoded by the coding sequence ATGTCTGAAGTACCGAAAGTCGCTCTGCACGAGCTTGCGAAACTGTCTTCGGCCGAGCGCCAGAAGCTATTGTTGCGTGTCGATGTCGATCTCGACCCGTTTCTCGAGGGCGTCAGGCCGATCATCGAGGCGGTAAGGCGGGAAGGCGATGCCGCGCTGGTGCGCTACGCAAAGATGTATGACCGCGCCGAGATCGATGCGAGCGGCATTGCCGCGAGCGAGGCCGATTTCGACGAGGCTTTCGCGGCGCTCGATCCCGACATGATCAAAACGCTCGACTACGCCGCCGACAATATCCGGCGCTATCACGAGGCACAGCTGCCGGGCGAGATGTGGATGAAGGAGATCCGTCCCGGTGTGCTGGTGGGCGAGCGCTATACGCCCATCGACAGTGTGGCCGTCTATGCGCCCCGCGGCAAAGGCTCCTTCCCCTCGATGACCCTGATGACCGCCATCCCCGCCGTGGTGGCGGGCGTGCCTCTGCCGATCCTGCTGACGCCGGCCGGGCCCGACGGCAAGGTCGACGCGGCGACGCTGGTGGCGGCGAAGCTCTCAGGCATCACGCGCGTCTACAAGGCGGGCGGCGCCGTGGCGGTGGCGGCGGCGGCCTACGGCACTGAAACGGTGCCGCGCTGCTGCAAGTTCGAAGGTCCGGGAAGCCCCTGGGTGGTCGCGGCCAAGCGGCAGCTGCAGGGCCTGATCGGTTCGCGCGTTGCGGCCGGCCCCAGCGAAGTGATCGTGTTCGCCGACGACACGGCGGATCCGCGCATCGCCGCCCTCGATCTCCTGATCGAGGCCGAGCACGGACCCGATAGCTCAGCCTTTCTCGTTACCGCGTCGCGCCGGGTGGCGGAGAAGGCGCTCGCGGCCCTTCCCGAATTCTGGCGCGAGATGAGCGCGCTTCGCGTCGGCTATGCGGGAACCGTGCTGGGCGGCACGCGCGGCGGCATCGTTCTCGCCGCCTCGGCCGCGGAGGCCTATGGGTTCATCAACGACTATGCGCCCGAGCACCTGCAGATCCTGTCCAAGACACCCTTCGAGCATCTGGCCCATATCCGCAATGCCTCCGAGATCCTGCTCGGCGAATATGCGCCGGGTTCGATCGCCAATTACCTGATGGGGCCGAATGCGGTTCTGCCCACCGGCGGGGCGGCGCGCTACAGCTCACCGCTGGGCGTTCATGATTTTATGAAGAGCGCCTCGATCGGCCATGTCACGCAAGGTGGCTATCGTGAGATGGCGCCCCACACGCACCGCTTCGCCCGCTATGAGGGCTTCGATGCGCATGCCAATGCCGTGTCGCCCTTGCGGGGCCTATAG
- a CDS encoding ABC transporter ATP-binding protein: MKTKVAIDGVGKIFQVDGSPVTAIGRVDLAIKENEFVSIVGTSGCGKSTLLNIVGGLDEPSSGEIRIDGERVLGPGRNRGFVFQSYSLFEWMTVKGNIRFALEKSALGRPEKDELVSHFIQAVGLSGFENAYPQQLSGGMRPRVAIARALVYKPSILLMDEPFGALDAQTRGMMQELLLKVWEDHKVTVLFVTHDVDEAIFLADRVIVLASRPGKVKKDLAIKLPRPRNFEIVTDAQFTVYKREILADIREETLKVMALERK, from the coding sequence GTGAAAACCAAAGTCGCCATAGACGGCGTCGGTAAAATCTTCCAGGTCGACGGTTCTCCCGTCACCGCCATCGGGCGTGTCGATCTCGCCATCAAAGAGAACGAATTCGTCTCCATCGTCGGCACCTCGGGCTGCGGGAAGTCGACGCTCCTCAATATCGTGGGCGGGCTCGACGAGCCGTCATCGGGCGAGATCCGCATCGACGGCGAAAGGGTTCTGGGCCCCGGGCGCAATCGCGGCTTCGTCTTTCAGTCCTACAGTCTGTTCGAATGGATGACGGTCAAGGGCAATATCCGTTTCGCGCTCGAGAAGAGCGCGCTCGGCAGGCCTGAGAAGGACGAGCTCGTCAGCCATTTCATCCAGGCGGTCGGACTTTCAGGCTTCGAGAACGCCTATCCGCAGCAGCTGTCGGGCGGCATGCGCCCGCGCGTCGCCATCGCCCGCGCCCTTGTCTACAAGCCCTCGATCCTGCTGATGGACGAGCCCTTCGGCGCCCTTGACGCACAGACGCGCGGCATGATGCAGGAGCTGCTGCTGAAAGTCTGGGAAGACCACAAGGTCACGGTGCTGTTCGTCACCCATGACGTCGATGAGGCGATCTTCCTCGCCGACCGGGTCATCGTGCTGGCGAGCCGGCCCGGCAAGGTGAAGAAGGACCTCGCCATCAAATTGCCGCGGCCGCGCAACTTCGAGATCGTCACCGACGCGCAATTCACCGTCTACAAGCGCGAGATCCTCGCCGATATCCGCGAGGAGACGCTGAAGGTCATGGCGCTCGAACGGAAATAA
- a CDS encoding ABC transporter permease — MSQTQAAHQQRQGIGRLFRLRQEIPAGISSAAGFVVPVTLLFLWWLITSLGVVKPLFLPSPGAVLEEGWRQLSEGILVSDASVSIYRILIGWSAATIVAVPVGILMGNFRIIESALEPLISTVRYMPVVALIPLSILWAGIGDLQKVLILFLATFFQQSLMIMDNVKNIDRNLIRAGQTLGFSNFEILYRIILPAALPGIWDTFRITIGWTWTFLVVAELVAASEGLGRRIMDAQRYLATDTILFGTLFIGIMGLLTDYLFKKSGRVLFRWNNQSR; from the coding sequence ATGTCCCAGACTCAGGCGGCGCACCAGCAGCGCCAAGGCATCGGGCGGCTGTTCCGCCTCAGGCAGGAGATCCCGGCGGGCATCTCCTCCGCCGCGGGCTTCGTCGTGCCGGTGACGCTTCTGTTCCTGTGGTGGCTGATCACCAGCTTAGGCGTGGTCAAGCCGCTGTTCCTGCCGAGCCCGGGGGCCGTGCTTGAAGAAGGCTGGCGCCAGCTTTCGGAAGGGATCCTCGTATCGGACGCCTCCGTCAGCATCTATCGCATCCTCATCGGCTGGTCCGCCGCCACCATCGTCGCCGTGCCGGTCGGCATTCTCATGGGTAATTTCCGCATCATCGAAAGCGCGCTCGAGCCGCTGATCTCGACGGTGCGCTACATGCCGGTCGTGGCGCTGATCCCGCTGTCCATCCTGTGGGCCGGCATCGGCGACCTGCAGAAGGTCCTCATCCTGTTCCTCGCCACCTTCTTCCAGCAGTCCCTGATGATCATGGACAATGTGAAGAACATCGATCGCAATCTGATCCGCGCCGGCCAGACACTGGGCTTCAGCAATTTCGAGATCCTCTATCGCATCATCCTGCCGGCCGCCTTGCCTGGCATCTGGGACACGTTCCGCATCACCATCGGCTGGACCTGGACTTTTCTCGTGGTCGCCGAGCTCGTTGCGGCGAGCGAAGGCCTGGGGCGGCGCATCATGGACGCGCAGCGCTATCTCGCCACCGACACGATCCTGTTTGGCACTCTGTTCATCGGCATCATGGGACTTCTTACCGATTATCTCTTCAAGAAGTCCGGTCGCGTGCTGTTCCGCTGGAACAATCAGTCAAGATGA
- a CDS encoding ABC transporter substrate-binding protein — MLKKLGLAVALLAASITTAVAEPVKIGLQPWLGYGPLWVAEQKGFFAKHGVEVQLTTFNWDQDMTAALASGNLHVIAAATNGLITNFNQGVDQKGFLVMDLSFEADAIVTGTAITTVPELKGKKVAFEAGTTSALLINYALKENGMSLADIEHVPMGASEAGLALIAGRVDAAVTYEPYVSTALAQDASYKVIFTSAKKPGLISDMLTANSTWIKANSKDVQGMIRAWDEAINFIRANPKEGGEIIAKAVGSPMEEFEPAFKGVRFYNVAENMEFLKGDFQATIQEIGEIMKTTNPKEITKIPTADDLLMLDDLNAVAAK, encoded by the coding sequence ATGCTGAAGAAACTAGGACTGGCGGTCGCGCTTTTGGCGGCGTCGATCACGACGGCGGTGGCCGAGCCGGTCAAGATCGGGCTGCAGCCCTGGCTCGGTTATGGCCCGCTCTGGGTGGCCGAGCAGAAAGGCTTCTTCGCCAAGCATGGCGTCGAAGTGCAGCTCACGACCTTCAACTGGGACCAGGACATGACCGCGGCACTCGCCAGCGGCAATCTCCATGTCATCGCCGCCGCCACCAACGGCCTCATCACCAATTTCAATCAGGGCGTCGACCAGAAGGGCTTCCTGGTGATGGATCTGTCCTTCGAGGCGGATGCCATCGTCACGGGCACCGCGATCACCACCGTGCCGGAGCTCAAAGGCAAGAAGGTCGCTTTCGAGGCCGGTACCACCAGCGCTCTCCTGATCAACTACGCGCTCAAGGAGAACGGCATGTCGCTCGCCGATATCGAGCATGTGCCGATGGGCGCTTCCGAAGCGGGGCTCGCTCTGATCGCCGGCCGGGTCGATGCCGCCGTCACCTATGAACCCTATGTCTCGACGGCGCTCGCCCAGGACGCGTCCTACAAGGTCATCTTCACCTCGGCGAAGAAGCCCGGCCTCATCAGCGACATGCTGACCGCCAACTCGACCTGGATCAAGGCAAACTCGAAGGACGTGCAGGGCATGATCCGCGCCTGGGACGAGGCGATCAACTTCATCCGCGCCAACCCGAAGGAGGGCGGTGAGATCATCGCCAAGGCGGTCGGCAGCCCGATGGAGGAGTTCGAGCCGGCCTTCAAAGGCGTGCGCTTCTACAATGTCGCGGAGAACATGGAGTTCCTGAAGGGCGACTTCCAGGCCACGATCCAGGAGATCGGCGAAATCATGAAGACGACCAATCCGAAGGAGATCACCAAGATCCCGACGGCGGACGACCTCCTGATGCTCGACGACCTCAACGCGGTCGCGGCGAAGTAA
- a CDS encoding N,N-dimethylformamidase beta subunit family domain-containing protein has protein sequence MDWAVEPIGESPRQQAFEQGSYLHIAAAEIGQAGTITGLDFELFLTRNEGPRTIAACDAFHLGLENQVVSLVRDGVTLIDSVPVPSQIWLSVVLRQEGQGLSLSIRGHDPLAPFTYHHHVADVAWRAPSGDLRLGSSGAADARTLNAKFARLTLATPQPPVAWIFPTLLPDGPILSTNGLKLDSVNLPAFCITSPRWDGSSFEPRLVPSHYDAVHCHDDDMARLAWPASYRLSVPADAAPGIYAFDVDYEGGSEEIVFFVTSSAPQAPIVFLVPTATYLAYADEYLPRHLYEWKCDDRGHAFAVANNLRSLYDYHGDRSGVSICSWRKPKATLRSDYLYPLCGAPHNLPVDLHLLRFCHANGIAFDLITDFDLDRHGIEALRNYRTVVTGSHPEYISVRMESALRRFAAEGGSLAYLGGNGFAGTVAFRDDLLELRRGPTEAGRTWDGKLAEQSLALTNEPGGYLRSRGRGEFSLIGGAISLMGFDGARPFTRTPESHSDECAWLFEGVENDTFGDEGIVLGGAAGYEIDATDPHLGTAPGTIVVARADGFPESFFHDPTRWYEGGEAEMRGRRVAEMTLRFLSKSGLIFSASSVAWCGALPEPGGMNDVGRITLNLLQFLSQPKPE, from the coding sequence ATGGATTGGGCCGTTGAACCCATTGGGGAATCGCCTCGGCAGCAGGCCTTCGAGCAGGGATCTTATCTGCATATCGCGGCCGCCGAGATCGGCCAGGCCGGCACCATCACCGGTCTCGACTTCGAACTCTTTCTGACCCGTAACGAAGGTCCGCGCACCATCGCGGCGTGTGATGCCTTCCATCTGGGCCTCGAGAATCAAGTCGTTTCGCTGGTGCGGGACGGCGTCACGCTGATCGATTCGGTGCCGGTACCATCGCAAATCTGGCTGAGCGTCGTCCTGAGACAGGAGGGCCAGGGACTCTCGCTCTCCATCCGCGGCCATGACCCTCTGGCGCCTTTCACGTATCATCACCATGTCGCCGATGTCGCCTGGCGGGCACCCAGCGGTGATCTGCGCCTCGGCAGCAGTGGCGCCGCCGACGCCCGAACGCTCAACGCGAAATTCGCCCGGCTCACGCTCGCGACGCCTCAACCGCCGGTCGCCTGGATCTTTCCGACACTTCTACCGGACGGGCCGATCCTGTCTACGAACGGGCTGAAGCTCGACTCGGTCAATTTGCCGGCCTTCTGCATCACGTCGCCGCGCTGGGACGGGTCGAGCTTCGAGCCGCGCCTGGTGCCGTCGCATTACGACGCCGTTCACTGCCATGACGACGATATGGCGCGGCTCGCCTGGCCCGCGTCCTATCGCCTTTCAGTGCCCGCGGACGCCGCTCCTGGTATTTATGCCTTTGATGTCGACTATGAAGGCGGCAGCGAAGAGATCGTCTTCTTCGTCACCTCATCCGCGCCGCAGGCGCCGATCGTCTTCCTGGTGCCGACCGCCACCTATCTCGCTTATGCGGACGAATATCTGCCGCGGCATCTTTATGAATGGAAATGCGACGATCGCGGCCACGCTTTCGCCGTCGCCAACAATCTGAGGTCGCTCTACGACTATCACGGCGACCGCTCCGGCGTGTCGATCTGTTCCTGGCGCAAGCCAAAGGCCACCCTGCGCAGCGACTATCTCTATCCGCTGTGCGGCGCGCCCCACAATCTTCCTGTCGATTTGCATCTCCTGCGCTTCTGCCACGCCAATGGCATCGCCTTCGACCTGATCACCGATTTTGATCTCGACCGCCACGGTATCGAGGCGCTGCGGAATTATCGCACCGTCGTGACCGGCAGCCATCCCGAATATATCTCGGTCCGGATGGAATCGGCGTTGCGGCGCTTCGCGGCCGAAGGCGGATCGCTCGCCTATCTGGGCGGCAACGGCTTCGCCGGCACGGTTGCTTTCCGCGATGATCTGCTCGAACTGCGCCGCGGTCCGACGGAAGCGGGTCGCACCTGGGATGGAAAACTCGCCGAGCAGTCGCTGGCGCTGACCAACGAGCCCGGCGGTTACTTGCGCTCGCGCGGGCGCGGCGAATTCTCGCTCATCGGCGGGGCCATCTCATTGATGGGCTTCGACGGCGCGCGCCCTTTCACGCGCACGCCCGAGAGCCATAGCGATGAATGCGCATGGCTGTTCGAGGGCGTCGAGAACGACACGTTCGGCGACGAAGGAATCGTCCTCGGAGGTGCCGCGGGCTACGAAATCGACGCCACCGATCCGCATCTCGGCACCGCGCCCGGGACGATCGTGGTAGCGCGGGCCGACGGCTTTCCGGAGAGCTTTTTCCACGATCCGACGCGCTGGTATGAGGGCGGCGAGGCGGAGATGCGCGGACGGCGCGTCGCCGAAATGACCCTGCGCTTTCTATCCAAAAGTGGCCTCATCTTCTCGGCGAGCTCGGTCGCCTGGTGCGGCGCCTTGCCCGAACCCGGCGGCATGAACGATGTCGGCCGCATCACGCTCAATCTCTTGCAATTCCTTTCGCAGCCAAAACCGGAATAA
- a CDS encoding helix-turn-helix transcriptional regulator, whose protein sequence is MQSDLDSLSVAIGAIGKADFYRVVAHFLRRCIVYDNVIVIVFQGTATPAVLYKEIHGPDVFSYLDEQYLPGAYLLDPIYHFHLNRGVPGLYRLLDVAPDQFRRSRYYKWYYGKIGITDEISVILPIGDNATLTISMGKDISSDQLFTPKAEENLRRYESVIMALLKAHWGAEEKLPSVKAEARSITDSLIAAMRSLHNVTLSRRQAEVALLILQGHSSPSIGLHLDVSPQTVKVFRKQLYGKCNLSSQAELFALMMPLLEYAQRTAAAAR, encoded by the coding sequence ATGCAGTCTGATCTTGACAGCCTGAGCGTGGCGATCGGCGCCATCGGCAAGGCTGATTTCTATCGCGTCGTGGCGCATTTCCTGCGCCGCTGCATCGTCTATGACAATGTGATCGTGATCGTCTTCCAGGGCACCGCCACGCCGGCCGTGCTCTATAAGGAGATCCACGGGCCTGACGTGTTCAGCTATCTCGATGAGCAATATCTGCCCGGCGCCTATCTCCTCGACCCGATCTATCACTTCCATCTCAACCGCGGCGTGCCGGGCCTCTACAGGCTCCTTGATGTGGCGCCCGACCAGTTCCGCCGCAGCCGCTATTACAAATGGTATTATGGCAAGATCGGCATCACTGACGAGATCTCGGTGATCCTGCCCATCGGCGACAATGCGACCCTCACCATCTCGATGGGCAAGGACATTTCGTCCGATCAGCTCTTCACCCCCAAGGCCGAGGAGAATCTGCGCCGCTATGAGAGCGTCATCATGGCGCTACTGAAAGCGCATTGGGGTGCGGAGGAAAAGCTGCCTTCGGTGAAAGCGGAGGCGCGCTCGATCACCGACAGCCTGATCGCCGCGATGCGCTCGCTGCACAACGTGACCTTGAGCCGAAGGCAGGCGGAAGTGGCGCTCCTCATTCTGCAGGGCCACTCCTCGCCCTCGATCGGCCTGCATCTCGATGTCAGCCCGCAGACCGTGAAAGTCTTCCGCAAGCAGCTCTATGGCAAATGCAATCTGTCATCGCAGGCCGAGCTCTTCGCCTTGATGATGCCGCTGCTCGAATATGCCCAGAGGACCGCCGCGGCCGCGCGATGA
- a CDS encoding extracellular solute-binding protein, protein MRKLNRRSVMKLGASAAVMAPAIIGRAPVASAQDAFKDESLIVVSWSGNHELNFREAVIKPFNEKYGTKAETVGGWDQMVAQIVAAPADNPPFDLTIADEYTTAAGLAEKLFLETDRSKIKGLDAVFPWFDDLRGDARKYGIPFGGGSLWMLTAKSTGFKPDSWKNFWDEKLRGKTTMDAAAFYWDLCIPAILSDKMPGIDEVFQKPADMEPLFLELEKLKMAKWYKDGAELSNLMLQDEAQVAMMYSSDAYGFMKDHGSEFEAAIPTEGTASYTNWFMKVRGTKHGELADLFMNYLLEKETQQSFLNVATDFMARSDLEVPAHWPNYPKSNDDMNRMFKLFSLEGWTIFGPNWDVLDARMKETISRTTQG, encoded by the coding sequence ATGAGGAAATTGAATCGCCGCAGCGTGATGAAGCTCGGGGCCTCGGCCGCCGTGATGGCGCCTGCCATCATCGGGCGCGCGCCGGTCGCCTCGGCACAGGACGCCTTCAAGGATGAGAGCCTGATCGTCGTCTCCTGGTCGGGCAATCACGAGCTCAATTTCCGCGAGGCGGTGATCAAGCCCTTCAATGAGAAATACGGCACCAAGGCCGAGACGGTCGGCGGCTGGGACCAGATGGTGGCGCAGATCGTCGCCGCGCCCGCCGACAACCCGCCCTTCGACCTCACCATCGCGGACGAATATACGACCGCGGCGGGGCTCGCCGAGAAGCTCTTCCTCGAGACCGACCGCAGCAAGATCAAGGGTCTCGACGCCGTCTTCCCGTGGTTCGACGATCTGCGCGGCGATGCAAGGAAATACGGCATTCCTTTCGGTGGCGGCTCGCTATGGATGCTGACCGCCAAGAGCACCGGCTTCAAGCCCGACAGCTGGAAGAATTTCTGGGACGAGAAACTGCGCGGCAAGACTACGATGGACGCCGCCGCCTTCTACTGGGACCTGTGCATCCCGGCCATTCTTTCCGACAAGATGCCGGGCATCGATGAAGTGTTCCAGAAGCCCGCCGACATGGAGCCGCTCTTCCTCGAGCTCGAGAAGCTCAAGATGGCGAAATGGTACAAGGATGGCGCCGAGCTCTCCAATCTCATGCTGCAGGACGAGGCGCAGGTGGCGATGATGTATTCGTCCGACGCCTATGGCTTTATGAAGGATCATGGCAGCGAGTTTGAGGCTGCCATCCCCACTGAGGGTACGGCCTCCTACACCAACTGGTTCATGAAGGTGCGCGGCACGAAACATGGCGAGCTCGCCGATCTGTTCATGAACTATCTGCTCGAGAAGGAGACGCAGCAGAGCTTCCTCAATGTGGCGACCGACTTCATGGCACGCTCGGATTTGGAAGTGCCGGCGCATTGGCCGAACTATCCGAAGTCGAATGACGACATGAACCGCATGTTCAAGCTCTTCAGTCTCGAGGGCTGGACCATCTTCGGGCCGAATTGGGACGTGCTCGATGCGCGCATGAAAGAGACGATATCCCGCACGACGCAAGGTTGA
- a CDS encoding NAD(P)/FAD-dependent oxidoreductase translates to MESSTGIERADVVVIGAGIIGLAVARALALAGRDVLVLETRNAIGTETSSRNSEVVHAGIYYPQGSLKARLCVLGRQLLYQYCDERRIAHRRLGKLIVAARADEVAALRALQDFARRNGVDDLVWLDRQELQAREPALSGEAALFSPSTGIVDIHELMLSYRGDLENHGGVVAFSSEVLSAQATNQGFRLAVDSGGPFELLCRSLVNCAGLGAQKVAQRIDGLPEASIPKLRLAKGNYFRLAQKAPFRHLIYPMPTQGGLGVHLTLDLGGQARFGPDVEWVDSIDYKVSDARRAEFEASIRQYWPSLPADAIFPDYCGIRPKLHGPGEPAADFVIQGEAVHGVPGLINLYGIESPGLTSSLAIAEHVAQTIAGRTSFQETLSLTHAEARKAAS, encoded by the coding sequence ATGGAATCTTCAACCGGCATCGAAAGGGCTGATGTTGTCGTCATCGGCGCCGGGATTATCGGCCTCGCCGTGGCGCGCGCCCTGGCCTTGGCCGGCCGCGACGTGCTGGTGCTGGAAACGCGCAATGCCATCGGCACCGAGACGAGCTCGCGCAATTCCGAGGTCGTTCACGCCGGGATCTACTACCCGCAAGGGTCTCTGAAGGCGCGGCTATGCGTGCTCGGCCGCCAGCTGCTCTATCAGTATTGCGACGAGCGCCGCATCGCCCACCGGCGCCTTGGCAAGCTGATCGTCGCGGCGCGCGCCGATGAGGTCGCGGCATTGCGCGCTCTTCAGGATTTCGCGCGCCGCAACGGCGTTGACGATCTGGTCTGGCTCGACCGGCAGGAGCTCCAGGCGCGTGAGCCCGCGCTCTCCGGCGAAGCCGCGCTGTTCTCGCCCTCGACCGGCATCGTCGATATTCATGAGCTGATGCTGTCCTACCGCGGCGATCTCGAGAATCACGGTGGCGTGGTCGCCTTCAGCTCCGAGGTCCTGTCCGCGCAAGCGACGAACCAGGGCTTCCGCCTCGCGGTCGACAGCGGCGGGCCTTTCGAACTTCTGTGCCGAAGTCTCGTCAATTGTGCCGGGCTTGGCGCGCAAAAAGTGGCCCAGCGCATCGACGGCCTGCCTGAGGCCTCGATCCCGAAACTGCGTCTCGCCAAGGGCAATTACTTCCGCCTGGCGCAGAAGGCGCCGTTCCGGCACCTCATCTATCCGATGCCGACGCAGGGGGGCCTGGGCGTCCATCTCACCCTCGATCTCGGTGGCCAGGCGCGTTTCGGCCCGGATGTCGAATGGGTGGACAGCATCGATTATAAAGTGAGTGATGCGCGCCGGGCGGAGTTCGAGGCTTCGATCCGGCAATACTGGCCGTCTCTGCCGGCGGACGCGATCTTCCCCGATTATTGCGGCATCAGGCCCAAGCTGCATGGGCCCGGTGAGCCGGCGGCGGATTTCGTCATCCAGGGCGAGGCGGTGCATGGCGTGCCGGGGCTCATCAATCTCTACGGCATCGAATCGCCGGGCCTCACCTCTTCGCTCGCCATCGCCGAGCATGTCGCTCAAACCATCGCGGGGCGGACAAGCTTTCAGGAAACACTTAGTCTGACGCACGCCGAGGCGAGAAAGGCGGCGTCCTGA
- a CDS encoding GntR family transcriptional regulator, giving the protein MQTVSERQMPELAEKIREAIIFGRLRPRERLVEDDLIERYGATRHIVRSAMVSLEQMGLVTRRPNRGYVVRDFSVEEVNELYEMRAILQAEAARRVPMPAPPALLSRLEEIHAEYSRSVDALDLKRTTELNNLFHEVLYGACNNRYLAEMIEHFWSRTTAIRCYAIGDPQMLDQSRLEHRAILDALARGDRATFVTLCVNHIYPALEAYKRAHGGWQATARLAV; this is encoded by the coding sequence ATGCAAACCGTTTCCGAAAGGCAGATGCCGGAACTGGCCGAAAAGATCAGGGAAGCCATCATCTTCGGACGTCTGCGACCGCGCGAGCGTCTGGTCGAGGACGATCTCATCGAGCGCTATGGGGCGACCCGTCATATCGTGCGCTCCGCCATGGTGTCGCTCGAGCAGATGGGCCTTGTGACGCGAAGGCCCAATCGCGGCTATGTGGTGCGCGACTTCTCCGTCGAGGAGGTCAATGAGCTTTATGAGATGCGCGCCATCCTGCAGGCGGAAGCGGCGCGCCGCGTGCCGATGCCGGCACCCCCTGCCCTGTTGAGCCGGCTCGAGGAGATCCATGCGGAGTATTCGCGCTCCGTCGACGCGCTCGATCTGAAGCGCACCACCGAGCTCAACAATCTATTCCACGAGGTGCTCTACGGCGCCTGCAACAACCGCTATCTGGCCGAGATGATCGAGCATTTCTGGTCGCGCACCACGGCGATCCGCTGCTATGCGATCGGCGACCCGCAGATGCTCGACCAGTCGCGCCTCGAGCACCGCGCCATCCTCGATGCGCTGGCCCGCGGCGACCGCGCGACTTTCGTGACGCTCTGCGTCAACCATATCTATCCGGCGCTTGAAGCCTACAAACGCGCCCATGGCGGCTGGCAGGCGACAGCGCGGCTGGCGGTGTAG